Within Mycobacterium heckeshornense, the genomic segment GACCTACCGACGGCTGCGCAATGAACGGCCGGTGTACTACAACGCCAAATGGGATTTTTGGGCGCTGACTCGCTACACCGATGTCGCTGAAGCTACGAAAGATTACCAGACATTCTCTTCGGCGAAGGGCGCCACACTGGACATGGTCAAAACGCCCGAAAAGGCGATTCCGGTCCCCAAAGTCATCATCTCGATGGACCCTCCGGAACACGAGAGCATGCGCAAACTGGTGAGCCGAGTGTTCACCCCTCGCGCGATCGCGGGCCTGGAAAACATGGTGCGCCAGAAGATCTATGAAGTAGTGCAAACGTTGGATCCCGCCTCGTTCGATGTGGTCGCGGACTTCTCGGCATTGTTTCCGGTCGAGGTAATTACGACAATGCTCGGTGTCCCCGCTGAGGACCGGCAGCAGATTCGGCTGTGGCTTGACTTGCTTCTTGAACGCAAACCAGGCCAGATCCACATCACCGACGAGGGATATCAAGCGTCGGTCGCCACGGGTATGTATTACTACGATCTCGTCCAAAAGCGCCGTGCCGCACCACAGGACGACATGATAAGCAGGCTCATCGAGGCCGAGATTGAGCGCGACGGGCAATCCGAAAAGCTCAGCGACGTGGACATCACCGGATTCGCCACCATGCTTGGCGGAGCGGGGGCAGAGACCGTGACGAAGTTGATCGGTAACGCCATGGTTGCATTCGCTGATCACCCCAGCGAATGGCAAAAGTTACAAGCAGATCGAAGCAAGATACCGGCCGCGGTCGAAGAATTGCTACGGTACGAGGCGCCATCTCAGTATCAAGTTCGCTACAGCATGCGCGACGTGACGCTGCACGGTGTCACGATTCCCGCGGGCAATGCTGTGCTGTTGGTCACCGGATCGGCACTGCGTGACGAGCGCATCTTTGCCGATCCCGACCGTCTTGACATCGATCGAGAGCGGGTGAGGGGTTTCAATCTGGCGTTCGGATACGGCATCCACAGCTGCTTGGGTGCAGCACTTGCACGTATGGAAAGCCGAATCGCATTGGAAGCATTGCTCGATCTCATTCCGGAATATGAAGTCGATCGTGAGGGCCTGCGAAGGGTGTCGATGTCGAACGTGTCGGGCTGGTCCAACGTTCCGGTACGCGCTCGGCGCTGACCTGGAACTATCACACAAGACACGTGTTCTGAGTGCACAGCAGGCGCTCCGTTAACGCCGCCGGCCTAGTCAACTCCCCCGACATCCTTAACGCCACCGTCTTGAAGGCGCGAGCCGCGTCCCGACTTGGGCCAAATTAGTGCGCACCGTCGGTGCGGATCTTGGCGAGTGCTTCGGCGAGGTCGTCGGGTAGGGCGTCGGCGGCGGTGAGGATTTGTCGTCCGGCGCGAATCTGCACGGTGCGGTAGCGGCGTGCGGTGCGGACGAATTTCTTGATGCTCCAGCCGGTTTGGCGTTCGATCCAGTGCGATACAGCCATGGCGGCGAACACGACGCTGAGGTGCGCCTCGATCGAGTCGCGAGTGCGGTGGTAGATCGGGCGAGCTTGAAGGTCATGCTTGGACATTCGGAAGGCCTTCTCGATGCGCCACAGCTGGTGGTAGGCGTCGATGACGAACTGCGCGGGTTG encodes:
- a CDS encoding cytochrome P450, with the protein product MSRAKSNTANDPVEFDPFSEEFFNGPWETYRRLRNERPVYYNAKWDFWALTRYTDVAEATKDYQTFSSAKGATLDMVKTPEKAIPVPKVIISMDPPEHESMRKLVSRVFTPRAIAGLENMVRQKIYEVVQTLDPASFDVVADFSALFPVEVITTMLGVPAEDRQQIRLWLDLLLERKPGQIHITDEGYQASVATGMYYYDLVQKRRAAPQDDMISRLIEAEIERDGQSEKLSDVDITGFATMLGGAGAETVTKLIGNAMVAFADHPSEWQKLQADRSKIPAAVEELLRYEAPSQYQVRYSMRDVTLHGVTIPAGNAVLLVTGSALRDERIFADPDRLDIDRERVRGFNLAFGYGIHSCLGAALARMESRIALEALLDLIPEYEVDREGLRRVSMSNVSGWSNVPVRARR